Within the Paracoccus everestensis genome, the region GGGCGACATTTCCATCGACGCGGCCAGCGTGTCGGATCCGGTGCTGATCCGGCATGACGGACAGGTGCTGTATACCTTTGCGTCCTCGGTCGACGACACGGATATGGCGGTGACCCATATCGTTCGCGGCGCGGATCATGTGACCAACACCGCCACCCAGATCCAGATCATTCGCGCACTGGGCGGAACGCCGCCCTTCTTTGCCCATCACAGCCTTCTGACCGGCGCGCAGGGCGAGGAATTGTCCAAGCGCATCGGTGCCCTGTCGATCCGCGACCTGCGCGAAGCAGGCGTCGCGCCCGAGGCGCTGCTCTCGATGATGGCACGCCTGGGATCCAGCCAGCCGGTCGAGCTGAAGATGACCCTGGACGACCTGTCCGATGGTTTCGACCTGTCGCACTTCGGTGCCTCGCCCACGAAGTTCGACGCCGAGGATTTGTGGCCGCTGACCCGCGAACGCAACCAGGCGCTGCCCTTCGACGCCGTACAGGACCGGATCAAGGCTCTTGGCGTGCCGGATGAGCTGGGCGAGCGGTTCTGGCGCGTTGCCTCGCAGAACATCACCAGGCTGGAGGATCTGGCCCAGTGGTGGACGATCTTCGCCCAAGGCGCCGAACCGCAGATCGATCCCGAGGATGCCGATTTCATCGCCCAAGCCATGCCCCTGCTGCCGCCGCCGCCCTATACGGACGCAACCTGGGGCGAGTGGACGGCCGCCGTCAAGGATGCCACGGGCCGCAAGGGCAAGGGGCTGTTCATGCCGCTGCGCAAGGCCGTGACGGGCCAGGCCCATGGTCCCGACATGGCGCAGGTGATGCCGTTGTTGCAGGTGGTCAAGGCGCGCGGCTGATCCCATCCTGGCCCCGAAAGCCACGCCGCCCCGCCACGGGCGGCGTTTTCATTTCCAGTCGCGAAAACCGCTTGACGCCCCCCGCCCCCTCGCTTACATCGCGCCCATCTGTGGCGGAGTAGCTCAGCTGGTTAGAGCAGCGGAATCATAATCCGCGTGTCGGGGGTTCAAATCCCTCCTCCGCTACCATTTTCCTGATATTATCCAATAAGCCTGAATCACCGCCCTCGGGCGTTTCTTGTTTTGCATCAATCACTTTTCCGCTAGTGTCGCCCTTCTGCAACAGTTTTTGCACAGTGTGCAAGTTTGCTCTGGCAAAGGCCCCGGCGCGGCCTATCTAGAGGTCACTGACTTAGAAGGAGACTACCCATGAAATTCGTTGCCCTTACGGTTGCTGCCTCGCTGGCCGCCTCGGCTTCTTTCGCTGGCGGCTATGTCGCCCCCGTGGTCGATACCGCGCCCGTTGTGACCCCCGTCGTTCCGGTCCAGGCTGGCCCCGACTGGTCCGGCTTCTATGCCGGTCTGCAGTATGGCCAGGGCAATGCCGAACTGTCGGACAACCTTGGCGACAGCGACTATGACGCCTACGGCCTGCACGCCGGTTACCTGTTCGACTTCGGCCAGGTGATTGCGGGTGCCGAACTGGACTATAACAAGGCCGATCTGGACGACGTGGACGGCGATGCCGACCTGTGGCGCCTGCGTGGCCGTGTCGGCTATGACATGGGCCGGTTCCAGCCCTATGCGACCTTGGGCGCCGCCCGCATCTCGACCGATGATGATGCCGGGGATATTTCGGAAACCGGGATCACCTATGGCCTGGGCGCTGAATACCTGGTCACCGAGAAATTCTCGGTCGGCGCGGAATACAGCCGCAGCGATTTTTCGGATGTGGTGACGGACGGCATCGACCTGGACACTGACCTTGTGCAGGTCCGCGCGTCCTATCGCTTCTGAGACGGCTGAACCTTGTGCCACGACGCGGTCCCGAAAGGGGCCGCGTTTTCCATTGGCTCAGTCGTCAACCACGCTGAGAATGCGTGGCAGCGCAGGGCAGGGCAGCAACTGGTTCTTGGCCACGTCCGCCAGCGAATGGTTGTGCAGGAACACATAGACATGGGCCGACAGGCTTTCCCACAGCCGGTTCGACAAGGTCTGCGCCCGCGATCCCGACACGCCGCCCGATGCGCCCGCGCCGATATGCATGGCGCTGACGGTTTCATCGACCGCTTCCAGGATTTCGGAAATCCGGATGGTTTCGGCTGCCCGGGCCAGCCGGTATCCGCCCCCCGGACCCCGGACCGACGCCACCAGGCCCGCCCGGCGCAGGCGGACGAACAGTTGTTCCAGATAGGGCAGCGAGATGTCCTGGCGGCCCGAAATCTCGGCCAGCGAGGTCAGGTCATCCCCCTTGGCGGTGGCCAGGTCGACAAGCGCGATGATCGCATAGCGCCCCTTGGTGGACAGTTTCATCTGCTGGCTCCCCTCTTGCGGCCGGGTCGGATTGACGACGCGCGCACTGGCGCGCTATGCCCCCATGGCGCGTTTCTTGCGCATTCCGGACCGGCATCCCAGATAGCGGTCTAAGAGCGCCACGCAGATGCGTCAAGAAACCACCGTCATGTCGAAGGAAGACGATGCCAGAGCTGATTTTTCCCGGTCCCGAAGGCCGGCTCGAGGGCCGCTATCACCCGCAGCCGGGCAAGCCCGACGCCCCCCTTGCCATCGTTCTGCACCCGCACCCGCAATATGGCGGGACGATGAACAACCGCGTCGTCTATAACCTCCATTACGCATTCCACAAGCTGGGCTTCACCGTGATGCGCTTCAACTTTCGCGGGGTGGGGCGCAGCCAGGGCGAGTTCGACCAGGGGATCGGCGAATTGTCGGATGCGGCATCGGCCCTGGATTACCTGCAGGCGATGAATCCCAACAGCAAGCATTGCTGGGTCGCGGGCTTCAGCTTCGGCGCTTGGATCGGGATGCAGCTGCTGATGCGCCGCCCGGAAATCACCGGCTTCATCAGCGTGGCGCCCCCCGCCAACATGTATGATTTCAGCTTCCTTGCGCCTTGCCCGTCCTCCGGGCTGATCGTGAACGGCACCGCCGACCGCGTGGCCCCGCCCAAGGACACACATACGCTGGTCAGCAAGCTGCGCGAGCAGAAGGGGATCACCATCACCCACGAGGAAATCGAGGGCGCAGACCACTTCTTCCGCGATGATGAAGCTCACATGAAGCCCATGATCGACCTGGTGCAGGGCTATGTCCGCCGCCGCCTGACCGAAACCACGCGCTGAGCCGTGCCGGACCACATCGCCCGCCAGTTCGACTTTCTGGTCGAATCCGACCGGCTGAAATCAGTCGACCGGGCGAATGTGCTGATGGATCTGTCGCGGCCGGAAAACAGCGCCGAACACAGCTGGCACGTCGCACTGCAAGCCATGACCTTCGGCGCATCCGACCGCGCCATCCAGATGCTGCTGGTCCATGACCTTGTGGAAATCGACGTGGGCGACCAGCCGATCCATCTGGACCATGATGCAGCCGCCCTGGCCGGGGCCGAGGCGCAGGCGGCGGATCGCATCTTCGGCCTGTCGCCCGACCGCGATCGCCTGATGGATTTGTGGCAGGAATTCGAGGCCGGGGCGTCGCCTGATGCCATCATGGCCCGGCGCATGGATCACAGCCAGCCGTTGTTCCAGGTGCTGTCGGCGCCGCGACCGCCGGCCGACCATGTGGTCATTGTCCGCAACAACATGGATGGCGGGCGGGCCGCACGGCTGCGGGACGAATGGCCCGAGATGATGGCCTGGGCCGAGGCCATGCTGGCCGGGAAACCGCTGCCGGGCAACGATCTGTCCCGCCGCCTGCGCTTCCTGGCCGAGGCGGATGCGCTGAAGTCGGTTCTGCGGGCCAACCTGCTGATCGACGGGTCGCGCCGGGAAAACAGCGCCGAACACAGCTGGCACCTGGCGCTCTATGCCCTGGCCTTTGCCGATCTGGCGGGGCCGGGAGTCGATATCGGCCGGGTGATCCGCATGATGCTGATCCACGATCTGGTGGAAATAGACGTGGGCGATGTGCCGCTGCATTCTGCGGCGGGCCAGGCGCATGGATCGCCTGAAATACAGGCGGCCGAGGCACGGGCCGCCCTGCGCATCTTCGGCCTTCTGCCCGATGCCCAGGCGCAGGAGTTTCTGGCGCTCTGGCAGGAATTCGAGGCCGCAGCCAGTCCCGATGCGGTCTTTGCAAAGTCGCTGGACCGCTGCCAGCCGGTGATCCAGAACCTGCTGTCGGGCGGGATCGGCTGGGTGGATTACGGCGTGACCTTTGGCGACATCGAGGCTCGGGTGGGCCGAAAGATCATCCAGGGGGCGCCAGACCTGTGGCACTGGCTGCGTCCCCGGGTGCAGGCCTTCTTCGCCTGAAGGTCAGCTTGCCAGCGGCTTCTGGTTGGCGGCATGACGCGAGGCCAGTTGCCGCGCCTTCTTGCCGGCAACAAAGGGCCGGGCGCCCGGGAAAGCATCGACGGCATCGCGAAGCTGCGGAAACAGCGTGAAAATCTCATGCGCGGCATCGCCAAGTGCCAGCAACGCCTGCGGTCCTGGATAAAGCGATTCGGTTTCCGCCCCGTTCGACACCAGGATCTCATGGGCCTCGAACATCAGGTGGACATAGGTGACGCCGGGGGCGTCCGTCAGGATGTCGATCCCCTCGACCTCGGTCAGGTGCTTGGCGGCGACCAACAGTTCGCGGGCCCCGAACATCCGTGCGGCGATGGCCGACCGGACCAGGACGCGGTGCTGCTGGGACACCAGCAGATCCCGCGTGGGCAGGTTCGGGCCAAGGGAGCCTGCGGCGATGCGCACAGGGGCCAGGGCGGGGTTGGCTGAAATTTCCGGCCCCGTGACAGGACGGGCTCCGATCCAGCGGACGGCCTGCAATCCGTTGTCACGCGTCATCACCAGATCGCCGACCCGGATATCCTCTACCAGGGATTCACCGGCGGCGGTGCGGATCAGCGTCCCGCTGGTAAAGCAGTTGATCGGCAGATCGAAGATCGTCGGCCGGAACGAGATCGTCGCCACATAGGTGTTCTGGCTCAGCGGATCGGCCGACAGGATCTTGACCCCGCGCAGGGCGTCGATGCCGTCCCATTCGCGCAGGGCGTCTTTCGACGGACGAAAGAACATGTCGCCGTTCTTCATCTGGATCAGCACGCCGTCCTGTTCCGACAGACCGCCATCGGGGAAGGCCAGTTGATAGCGGACCGACAGAAAGCCGGTAATGGTGGTGCTGACTGCCTGGCCCGAATGGGGGGCCTGATACGTCATCCGGGAATCCGCGACATCCCGGCCAATGCTGTCGTCGTTATAGGAGGTCGCGAAGGCCTCGACCCGCTTGCCATCGACGGTGATCGTGCGCGTGTCGCCCTTGATCGTTACCGGCTTGATCTGCGCGGTGCCCACGGCGCCATAGCCGGCCATCCGGTCCGCTTCCGCCTCGGTCGAGGGCGTGCCGCTGGTTGCATTGACCTGCGCATGATTGCCAAGCCACATCCATGTGACTGATGCCATGAAAACACCTGATACTCGTAAACACTACCAGGGGTTGATAACACGCATAGGTTGTAAATACATCTACCATTTGCAGTGCGTTTTTATAAAATGTTACACAAAACAGCCGCCTGTCCCGGATCTGCAACACCCCCCCTTATCACGCGACACAATTGCATACCGCTGCATACATTCTTTCCATCCCGATTGTTCCCGGCTATGACGGCAGCCGAATCCAACGCCAAAGGGAATGCCCATGTCGAAGATCAAGGTAGCCAACCCTGTCGTCGAGCTTGACGGCGACGAGATGACTCGGATCATCTGGGACTTCATCAAGCAAAAGCTGATCCTGCCCTATCTGGACGTGGATCTGAAATATTACGACCTGGGGATCGAGGAGCGCGACCGCACCGAGGACCAGATCACCATCGACGCCGCCAACGCCATCAAGCAATACGGCGTGGGCGTGAAATGCGCGACCATCACCCCCGACGAACAGCGCGTCGAGGAGTTCGGCCTGAAGAAGATGTGGAAGTCGCCCAACGGCACGATCCGCAACATCCTGGGCGGCGTGATCTTCCGCGAGCCGATCATCTGCCAGAACGTGCCGCGCCTGGTGCCGCACTGGACCAAGCCCGTGATCGTCGGCCGCCACGCCTTTGGCGACCAGTACAAGGCCACCGACTTCCGCTTCGCGGGCAAGGGCAAGCTGACCATCAAGTTCGTGGGCGAGGATGGCGAGACGATCGAGCACGAGGTCTTCCAGGCGCCGTCGTCGGGCGTGGCGATGGCTATGTACAACCTGGACGATTCGATCCGCGATTTCGCCCGCGCGTCGATGAACTATGGCCTGCAGCGCGGCTTCCCGGTTTACCTGTCCACCAAGAACACCATCCTGAAAGCCTATGACGGCCGCTTCAAGGATATCTTCCAAGAGGTGTTCGACGCGGAATTCGCCGATCAGTTCAAGAAGGCCGGGATCACCTATGAACACCGCCTGATCGACGACATGGTGGCGTCGAACCTGAAATGGTCGGGCGGCTATGTCTGGGCCTGCAAGAACTATGACGGCGACGTGCAGTCGGACACCGTGGCGCAGGGTTTCGGTTCGCTGGGCCTGATGACCAGCGTGCTGATGACGCCCGATGGCAAGACGGTCGAGGCCGAGGCGGCGCATGGCACCGTGACGCGCCATTACCGCGAACACCAGAAGGGCAACCAGACCTCGACCAACTCGATCGCGTCGATCTTTGCCTGGACGGGCGGGCTGAAGCACCGCGCCAAGCTGGATGACAACACCGCGCTGCTGAATTTCGCGCAGACGCTGGAGAAGGTGACGGTCCAGGCGGTGGAGGACGGCCACATGACCAAGGATCTGGCGCTGCTGGTCGGGCCTGACCAGAAATGGCTGACCACCATGGGCTATCTGGAAAAGGTGGACGAATACCTCAACAAGGCGCTGAACTGAGGCGTCATTGCTGAAAAGGGGGCCGGGCATTCGCCCGGCCTTTTTGCCTCCGGCGGGGATATTTGGACCAGGATGAAAGCGCGCCGGTCTTTCAATGAACAACGCGCTGCGCTATGTCGCCCCCATCCCTGGACAGGAGTCGCCCCATGAAAGCCGTTGTCATCACCTTTCCCGGATCGAACTGCGACCGAGACCTGGCCATGGCTTTGGAACAGGCAGGCGCCCAAGTGACGCGCGTCTGGCACAAGGACGACGCCTTGCCCGACGGCACCGATCTGGTGGGCGTGCCGGGCGGCTTTTCCTTTGGGGATTACCTGCGTTGCGGCGCGATCGCCGCGCATTCGCCGATTGCGGGGGCGCTGCGGCGCCATGCCGAACGGGGCGGTTTCATGCTGGGGATCTGCAACGGCTTTCAGGTCCTGACCGAACTGGGCCTGCTGCCTGGCGCCCTGATGCGCAACACCGGGCTGACATTCCTGTGCAAGCCCGCGGTTCTGAATGTCGTGACAACCGACAGCGCCTTCACCGCCGGCTATGACAAGGGTCAGCGGATCGGCATCCCGGTCGCCCATCACGACGGCAATTACCAGATCACCCCCGACGGACTGGCCCGGTTGCAGGACGGGGACCGCATCGCCTTTACCTATGCCCCCGCGATGAACGGGTCGGTCGGCGACATTGCAGGCATCTTGTCGGAAAACCGCCGCGTGCTGGGCATGATGCCGCATCCCGAACGCGCAGCCGATCCGGCGCTTGGCGGCACTGATGGGGCGGCGCTGTTCCGCTGTTTGGTTGACGGGACTGTCAACGCCTGACTTGAGCATGACGGCTTCTCCGCCTAGAGTGCGGCAGTTGTGCAACAGGACCGGGCTTCACAGGTGATCGAGGACAGGGACAGCGTCAGCGCGTCAGAGCGTTCGCGGCCGCGGCTGACCCAACCCGGCAATCCGTGGTGGCTGCGCCTTGCCGTCGCGCTGATCTTCATGCTGGCGATCGTTTCGATCTGGACGACGAATGCCTGGCTGACCACGCGTTTTTCCGAAAACACCCGCGTCCGGTCCGAACTGCGGCTGGCGCTTTACACCGGCAACCTGTTGTCGGAATTGCAGCGCACGGCGGTGGTGCCGCTGCTGCTGGCACGCGATCCGGCCTTGATCGGGTCACTGAACAGCAACGATTTTTCCACCACCTCGGCCCGGCTGATCGCGGCGCAAAAGGAAATCGGCGCGGCCTCGATCCGGCTTCTGGATGCGTCGGGGCGCACAGTGGGGGCGACCGACCGATATCAGCTTGGCAGCAACAACGTGCTGTCGCCCTTTTACGTCGAGGCGCTGCGGTCGCGCGACACGGTCTTTACCTTCGCCAACCAGGGCAGCGGAGGATACGAATTCACCTATTCCCGCGCGGTGGTCGCCGACGGCAGGACGCTGGGGGTGATCGTCGTGGGCGCGGACCTGTCGCGGCTGGAACGGTCCTGGGCGGGCATTTCAGACGCCGTGGCCGTGACCGACAGCGAAGGCCGCATCATCCTGGCGACCGAACCGCGCTGGCGTGGGTTGACCATGCCCGAGGCCCTGGCGGTGCGCGACGCGCCATCCGCCATCCAGCGGGCCTTTCAGGTCACGGCCGACTGGACCGCGCTTCCCATCGACGCCTATGTCCAGGGCCGCGCCGTCATGCAGGCCGAGGCGCGCATCCCCTTTCGCGGCTGGCGCATGATCAGCTTTACCACCTATGCATCCGTCCGCGAACAGGTGAACGCGGTCCTGGCGCTGGAGATCATGGGATTCGCCATCCTGCTGGCCGGGACATTCTATGCCCTGTCGCGCCGGGCACGCAGCCAGTCGGTCGCCTATATGCGCGAATCCGCAGACCTGCGGGCGCTGAACATGCGCCTGACCCGCGAAATCGCCGAACGAGAGCGGATGCAAAAGGAACTGCGGGTCGCCGAACAGACCGTGCAGCAAAGTTCCAAGCTGGCCGCCTTGGGCGAGATGTCTGCGGGCGTCAGCCACGAACTCAACCAGCCGCTGGCCGCGATGAAGACCTATCTGGCGGGCGCGCGGTTGCTGCTGCAGCGCGGCCGGGCCGAGGAGGCGCTGTCCAGTTTCCAGCGGATCGACGATCTGATCGAACGGATGGGCGCGATCACCCGGCAGCTCAAATCCTATGCCCGCAAGGGGGGCGAGGCGGTGGAACCCGTGGACCTGCGCGCTGCCGTCAGCAGCGCCCTGACCATGATGGAGCCGCAGTTGCGCGGCCGCACCATCCGCGTGACCCGCAACCTGCCGCGCCGCCCGGTCATGGTGATGGCCGACCGCATCCGGCTGGAGCAGGTGATCATCAACCTGTTGCGAAACGCGGTGGACGCCGTGCGAGAGCGTCGCGATGCCCGGATCGAGATCACGGTGGAAACCGGCGCCCATGCCCATGTGCTGGTGCGCGACAACGGGCCGGGCATCGCCGATCTGGAAAAGCTGTTCGAGCCGTTCTGGACCACCAAGAAACCGGGCGAGGGGACGGGGCTGGGCCTTGCCATCTCGTCCAGCATCGTGGCCGATTTCGGCGGCCGCCTGACTGCCCATAACGAAGACGAGGGCGCCGTGTTTGCCGTCGAACTGCCCCTGCTGAAGCAGCGGCAGGGCACGCAGCCGCTGGCCGCCGAATGAATGTTCGAGAGAGGAACACACAATGTCCCGCAAATTGAAGATTGCGATTGTCGATGATGAACCAGACATGCGGGAATCCATCAGCCAGTGGCTGGTGCTGTCCGGGTTCGAGACCGAAACCTATCCCAGTGCGGAAGATGCGCTGAAGGTCATCGGGTCCGACTGGCCCGGCATCGTGGTCTCGGATATCCGGATGCCCGGCATGGATGGGATCGCCTTTCTCAAGCGCCTGATGGGGCTGGATTCCGGCCTGCCCGTGATCCTGATCACCGGCCATGGCGACGTGCCCATGGCGGTCGAGGCGATGCGGATCGGCGCCATGGACTTCATGGAAAAGCCCTTCAATCCCGACAAGATGACCGCGCTTGCCAAGAAGGCCACGCAGATGCGGCGCATGACGCTGGACAACCGCGCGCTGCGCCGCGACCTGTCGGAAGGCCAGCAGGTGATGTCCAAGCTCATCGGCACCAGCCCGGTGATGGAACGCCTGCGCGAGGATATCCTGGATCTGGGCCAGGCCGACGGCCATGTGCTGATCGACGGCGAAACGGGCACCGGCAAGACGCTGGTGGCCCATGCCCTGCACGCGGTCGGCCCCCGCGCGTCGCGCAAGTTCGTGCCCGTGTCCTGCGCCGCCTACAGCGACGAGGCGCTGTCGGCCCGCCTGTTCGGCCCGCTGGAGGACGGCATCCCCGCGGTCGAGGAGGCGCGCGGCGGCACCCTGTGCCTGGAGGATATCGAGGCGCTGTCCGAATCGCTGCAAGCGCGCCTGCTGGCCTTTATCAGCGAAGGCGGCAGCCCGGCCGAAACCCGCATCATCGCCATTTCCAATGCCCGGGGCGAGGGCCGCAAGGCCGAGGATTCGCTGCGCCCCGACCTGTTCTATCGCCTGTCCGCGCTGAAGATCACCCTGCCGCCGCTGCGCGCGCGGGGCGAGGACATCCTGTCGCTGTTCACCCGCATGACCGAGCAGTTCTCCGAGGAATACGGCTGCGAGCCGCCGCAGGTTTCGGCGCAGGAAGCCGCGCAGCTTTTGCAGGCCCCCTGGCCCGGCAATATCCGTCAGTTGATCAACGTGGCCGAACGCGCCGTGCTGCAGAACCGGCGCGGGTCGGGATCCATCGCCTCGCTTCTGATGGCGGACGGGGACGACAACCAGCAGGCCACCACGACCGAGGGCAAGCCGCTCAAGGAATATGTCGAAAGCTTTGAGAAGATGCTGATTGACAACACCATGCGCCGCCACAAGGGCAGCATTTCCGGGGTCATGGACGAATTGTGCCTGCCGCGCCGGACGTTGAACGAGAAGATGGCCAAATACGGCCTGCAGCGCGGCGACTATCTTTGAATGTAACAGGGGGCGGATTTCTCCGCCCCCCTGTAGCATTACGGGCCATTACAAAAACAGAAACCGAAATACTCGGCCCAATATTTCCGATCCAAAGGATGACCGGTCAGGTCAGCAAGCTTGTCACCTTTACACGCAAGCGCAGTCGTCCACTGGGTCCGTCGCCGGACCTGCGGGGACTTCGCCGCCACACACCAAATCGGACCTGCCGTCCTGCTTCGTCAATGCCGCACCCTGCACAAGGCTGCGTTCGGAAAGGCTGGAGCCACCGGATGAACGCAACACGGTGTCGGGATATTCGGTTGCATATTCCAACATCGACATCGCGATTTCCGGTCCCTGGTCCAGATCTTTTCCTGTTGCAGTCCAATCGTTGACTGCCCGATCAATTTACTCGTGCGTCATCCATGGCTCAACCTGTCCATTTGGTCAGTTAAGCATATGCTTATTGATATACATCTGATTTTCCAAGAAAATTGCACGGCCTGCAAATATGGATGGACAAAATGGCGTCTTCACTCGCTGCACTTGCATCGGGCGATGCCGGCACGTCCGGGGCATGGCCCTTGCGCCGCAAGCCCGTGGACGCTAACCCGCTGGCGTCAGCACAGGGGCATTTCATGAGCGACAGTTCCGCCAAGGCACCTCACCCGCGCACGCAGGCCGTCCATCACGGCATCCGCCGCAGCCAGTATGGCGAGATGGCCGAGGCGATCTTCCTGACGCAGGGCTTCGTCTATGACAGCGCCGAACAGGCCGAGGCGCGCTTCAAGGGCACCGGCCCGGACGAATTCATCTATGCCCGCTATGGCAACCCCACCAGCCGTATGTTCGAGGATCGCATCGCCGCCCTGGAAGGGACCGAGGATGCCTTTGCCACGGCCAGCGGCATGGCCGCGGTCAACGGCGCGCTGTTTTCCATGTGCAAGCCCGGCGATCACATCGTTGCGGCCCGCGCGCTGTTCGGATCCTGCCTTTATGTCCTTGATCTGCTGGCCCGTTTCGGGGTCGAGGTCACCTATGTGGACGGCACCGACCTGGACCAGTGGCGCGCGGCCCTGCGCCCCGGCACCAGGGCGGCCTTCTTCGAGACCATGTCGAACCCCACGCTGGAGGTGATCGACATCGCCGCCGTCGCCGATCTGGCGCACAAGGTCGGCGCCTTGGTTGTCGCCGACAATGTCTTTGCCACCCCGGTCTTTTCCCGTGCCGCCGATCTGGGCGCCGATGTGATCGTCTACTCCGCGACCAAGCATATCGACGGGGGCGGGCGCGCGCTTGCGGGCGTGATCTGCGGCACCCGCCAGTTCGTGCGAGAGGTGGCCGAGCCCTACCTGAAGCATACCGGCGGCGCGATCAGCCCGTTTCACAGCTGGATCATGCTGAACGGACTGACGACGATGGATCTGCGCGTCCGTGCCCAAGCCGACAGCGCCCTGGCAATCGCCCAGGCGCTGCAAGGCCATCCGGCCCTGTCGCGCGTGATCTATCCGGGCCTGGCCAACCATCCCCAGCACGATTTGGCGATGCGCCAGATGGGGTCGGGCGGCACCATGATCGCCTTCGAGGTCGCGGGCGGCAAGGACGCGGCCTTCGCCGTGCTGAACCGGCTGGGGATCGTCAGCATTTCCAATAACCTGGGCGATGCGAAATCCATTGTGACTCATCCCGCGACCACCACCCATCAGCGCCTGTCCGAGGATGACCGTGCCTATCTAGGCATCACGCCCGGTCTGCTGCGGCTGTCCGTCGGGTTGGAAGATGCGCAGGATCTGATCGACGACCTGCACCAGGCCCTTGGCGCATAAGGGCTGGTCGGCCCCGTTGGCCCGAATGCCGGATTAACGCTTTGGAATCCGCGCCCGAACCCCCATATTATGGCGCGATCCCGCAACAAGGATGCCCACATGACCGAAGCCCGCCCGATGATCCCTGCCTATCCGGCCTTGGCGCGCAGCTATGACGCGGGGTTCCGGGTGGATGACGCCTACAAGGCCGGGCTGCCCGATCTGCAGAACGGTCCTGCCAGCCTGATCATTGGCGCCCGCAAACCGATCCAGCACGTAGGCATCTCGAACTTTCGCCTGCCGATCCGGTACCAGACCCGCGACGGGGGCGAGCTGGCGCTGGAAACCAGCGTGACCGGCACCGTCAGCCTGGAAGCCGATCGCAAGGGCATCAATATGTCCCGGATCATGCGGTCCTTTTATGCCCATTCCGAACATGCCTTCAGCCTCAAGGTGCTGGAGGCTGCGCTGGACGACTACCAG harbors:
- a CDS encoding Hint domain-containing protein, coding for MASVTWMWLGNHAQVNATSGTPSTEAEADRMAGYGAVGTAQIKPVTIKGDTRTITVDGKRVEAFATSYNDDSIGRDVADSRMTYQAPHSGQAVSTTITGFLSVRYQLAFPDGGLSEQDGVLIQMKNGDMFFRPSKDALREWDGIDALRGVKILSADPLSQNTYVATISFRPTIFDLPINCFTSGTLIRTAAGESLVEDIRVGDLVMTRDNGLQAVRWIGARPVTGPEISANPALAPVRIAAGSLGPNLPTRDLLVSQQHRVLVRSAIAARMFGARELLVAAKHLTEVEGIDILTDAPGVTYVHLMFEAHEILVSNGAETESLYPGPQALLALGDAAHEIFTLFPQLRDAVDAFPGARPFVAGKKARQLASRHAANQKPLAS
- a CDS encoding outer membrane protein, whose translation is MKFVALTVAASLAASASFAGGYVAPVVDTAPVVTPVVPVQAGPDWSGFYAGLQYGQGNAELSDNLGDSDYDAYGLHAGYLFDFGQVIAGAELDYNKADLDDVDGDADLWRLRGRVGYDMGRFQPYATLGAARISTDDDAGDISETGITYGLGAEYLVTEKFSVGAEYSRSDFSDVVTDGIDLDTDLVQVRASYRF
- the gltX gene encoding glutamate--tRNA ligase: MTTTRFAPSPTGHIHVGNLRTALFNYLIAKKAGGTFILRLDDTDQERSKEEYADGIKRDLDWLGLHWDRVERQSLRLDRYAEAADQLRGAGRLYEVFESPTELDLKRKKQLNMGRPPVYDRAGLNLSDADKDRLRAEGREGYWRFKLDQERIEWPDGILGDISIDAASVSDPVLIRHDGQVLYTFASSVDDTDMAVTHIVRGADHVTNTATQIQIIRALGGTPPFFAHHSLLTGAQGEELSKRIGALSIRDLREAGVAPEALLSMMARLGSSQPVELKMTLDDLSDGFDLSHFGASPTKFDAEDLWPLTRERNQALPFDAVQDRIKALGVPDELGERFWRVASQNITRLEDLAQWWTIFAQGAEPQIDPEDADFIAQAMPLLPPPPYTDATWGEWTAAVKDATGRKGKGLFMPLRKAVTGQAHGPDMAQVMPLLQVVKARG
- a CDS encoding NADP-dependent isocitrate dehydrogenase; this encodes MSKIKVANPVVELDGDEMTRIIWDFIKQKLILPYLDVDLKYYDLGIEERDRTEDQITIDAANAIKQYGVGVKCATITPDEQRVEEFGLKKMWKSPNGTIRNILGGVIFREPIICQNVPRLVPHWTKPVIVGRHAFGDQYKATDFRFAGKGKLTIKFVGEDGETIEHEVFQAPSSGVAMAMYNLDDSIRDFARASMNYGLQRGFPVYLSTKNTILKAYDGRFKDIFQEVFDAEFADQFKKAGITYEHRLIDDMVASNLKWSGGYVWACKNYDGDVQSDTVAQGFGSLGLMTSVLMTPDGKTVEAEAAHGTVTRHYREHQKGNQTSTNSIASIFAWTGGLKHRAKLDDNTALLNFAQTLEKVTVQAVEDGHMTKDLALLVGPDQKWLTTMGYLEKVDEYLNKALN
- the purQ gene encoding phosphoribosylformylglycinamidine synthase subunit PurQ; amino-acid sequence: MKAVVITFPGSNCDRDLAMALEQAGAQVTRVWHKDDALPDGTDLVGVPGGFSFGDYLRCGAIAAHSPIAGALRRHAERGGFMLGICNGFQVLTELGLLPGALMRNTGLTFLCKPAVLNVVTTDSAFTAGYDKGQRIGIPVAHHDGNYQITPDGLARLQDGDRIAFTYAPAMNGSVGDIAGILSENRRVLGMMPHPERAADPALGGTDGAALFRCLVDGTVNA
- a CDS encoding Fe-S cluster assembly transcriptional regulator IscR; the protein is MKLSTKGRYAIIALVDLATAKGDDLTSLAEISGRQDISLPYLEQLFVRLRRAGLVASVRGPGGGYRLARAAETIRISEILEAVDETVSAMHIGAGASGGVSGSRAQTLSNRLWESLSAHVYVFLHNHSLADVAKNQLLPCPALPRILSVVDD
- a CDS encoding alpha/beta hydrolase, with amino-acid sequence MPELIFPGPEGRLEGRYHPQPGKPDAPLAIVLHPHPQYGGTMNNRVVYNLHYAFHKLGFTVMRFNFRGVGRSQGEFDQGIGELSDAASALDYLQAMNPNSKHCWVAGFSFGAWIGMQLLMRRPEITGFISVAPPANMYDFSFLAPCPSSGLIVNGTADRVAPPKDTHTLVSKLREQKGITITHEEIEGADHFFRDDEAHMKPMIDLVQGYVRRRLTETTR
- a CDS encoding HD domain-containing protein; this encodes MPDHIARQFDFLVESDRLKSVDRANVLMDLSRPENSAEHSWHVALQAMTFGASDRAIQMLLVHDLVEIDVGDQPIHLDHDAAALAGAEAQAADRIFGLSPDRDRLMDLWQEFEAGASPDAIMARRMDHSQPLFQVLSAPRPPADHVVIVRNNMDGGRAARLRDEWPEMMAWAEAMLAGKPLPGNDLSRRLRFLAEADALKSVLRANLLIDGSRRENSAEHSWHLALYALAFADLAGPGVDIGRVIRMMLIHDLVEIDVGDVPLHSAAGQAHGSPEIQAAEARAALRIFGLLPDAQAQEFLALWQEFEAAASPDAVFAKSLDRCQPVIQNLLSGGIGWVDYGVTFGDIEARVGRKIIQGAPDLWHWLRPRVQAFFA